TTTCTTTTATTGAATCGCCATCCCTCGACATTGTGACTAGACCCCTAAGAGCAAACTCCTCCAAGTAATTTTCTGCTAGCTCCTCGAAGGTACACGTCGGACTGGACTTTATTAGTCCCTCCGCGATCCACAAGCGAATCAATTTCTGCGCAGGGATGGAATAACCTTGAAGAAAGGCGAAGCAATACAAGAAGCACGCCTTCATTTCTTGGGGCAAAATGTTGTAACTGGTTTCCACAATTTCCCAGCAACTTGTAGGGTCATTCTCTATGACAAGGTACAGCCCCACATTTTTCTCGATTCTTTCCCAATAATTTTTGTTCGGACGAGATCTTAAGGCTCCGGCACTTAACTCTACTGCAAGTGGTAATCCGCTACATTTTGTTGCAATACTTTTTCCAAGTTCTACTAACTCGTCAGGACATCTTTCATTACCAAAAGCTCTCTTTTCCAGCAATTGAAAACTTTCTTCATCGGATAGATATTTCAGACGATGAGGATGTTCACTGGCATAGCTAGCCACATACTCGTCGCGAGTGGTCATCATGATCCGATGACCTTTGTTGTtttcttggagaattcttttgaCCAAATCCACAACCACAAGTTCTTTAGCCCACACATCGTCCAGGACAATGAGATATCTACCACCTTCTTTAGCCATAAATTCACATATTACTTCAGCTAATTCGTTCACATCTTTATAGCGAAATTCTTCAATGCGTTCCGTGAACGATTTGAGAATCTTAGAAAGCATACCCTTTAGTTCGTATGACCTGCCGACATAAACCCAAATTTTcttggaaaaaatatttgaaatccgAGAATGACTACAAACTTTTCTTGCCAATGTAGTTTTGCCAATTCCAGCCATACCCACAATAGGGACAAATTCCAGATCCTTTGATCCTTCAACAAGTCGTTTGATCACATATTCCGCTTCGTAATCAAAGCCAACCACTTCTTTATACTCCAACAGAGTATCCTATTAAGATGAACAAATAGAGAGGATATCAAAAAGAGAATATTTTGATCTTTTGCACTTAGAACTTGAGCGCCCATTTCTAGCTATGAATAGCaatggaacaacaacaacaataacaattaagCCTCAGGCCAAAACAAGTTGAGGTCGGCATATGAATCCTTAGTGACCTTGGTTCGCCATTTAAACTCATATCAAACCAACATAATATCAAATCAAGAAAAGTAAAAGCACAAGAAGTTCTCTATTTCTTTTCCTGGCATATAAAAATCTAAAAGGGCTAAAGACTCATAGAAAGCATAAGAGCATACACCTACTCACATGACTAAAGCATATTCCTAACTAATTGTTATTgcctatttatatatatatagatattttTGTTCCAtcgtgctttttttttttttactataagTCTGCATGGATTCCCAGAGATTGTAGGTCTTTCGAGACAACTTACTTGTAAATTTAGGTCTACCCCATTCTTTTTTAACACATTAACACCATGGCAATTTTTCATAGTCGTTAAGGGGTGAAAATACACTAGCAATATTTGAGGAGCGAGAATATCTGCATTAATAATAGAAAATAACTTCATTTGTATCCCAATCTTGAGTCataaaatataaagattttaGCTATATTTATACGGATAGTATCTAGATGTTTACGTTATAAGTGAATATTAACCTATAATAGTAGTTTAGTTATCATTTTACAAGattttcaattaatatttaattatttatcaaGAGATTTACCTTCACTGTATCTTTAATTGAAGTATAgcattataaaaaaaaaacagaaattcaATAAGTTTATCAAGATTTTGATCAGAAAACCCGAATAAGACTCGACTTTGTTTTTTGCTTGTTAaatttgttttctcattttttattgGTTGCATAAGAAAACCATCCATCGCGACGGGCTTGGAAGCCACTCCAATATCTTTCTGCTTGTTTGAGGCCCAAGCGAAAACATATATACATCACATAAAACTTAAACTCAAAAAACAAAGCTTTTCAAGAGACTTTCCTGAGATTTTAATATGGAACATTTTTCTTAAGAACAAAACACGACAAAGGTTGATTGCTACAGCTTTCTACTTACAGGAAAAAATTATAGATTTATGTGAAATGAGATAGAAGAGGCGTTGGTCATTAGCTTCCCAATGTTGAGTAACATTTGTAATTAAAATTTGTCGAATCCCGTATCGGTGGTATGAGGATTTCATGTTAGTGATCTTAAGCTAGCTTTTGGGATTGAGTTAGGCTCATGTCGGGAAATGACCCTGTAATTGTCTTATACGGGTGAAGTAATTTTACCTAATTTTCCGGCCTAAATCTGCCCCTGCTTATACTCCATAAATGTCATGATAAGAGAGAAATAAAGTACTTTTGGGTTTCAGGCGTTACCTGAGGCTCCCGTGTAACTCTTTGTGGTAGATCGAGCATTGGTTTAGGTTGAAAAGCCTTTTGATTATTTTGACGAAATTCCTTCACATTCTGATGAATTGCTTTAATATCCTTTGCAAGATCCCAAACTTTTCTGACATGGCATACATCAAAAGACCTTTTCACTTTATTCTTCTCTTGGTGCAGCTTCGCTTGAACCAGGAATTTGTCAATAACATCCTCAGCTCTATGCACTGTAATTCGAATGTCTCTGACCAATTGTTTCCACAGACTGCTATCGCTATGGTATTTTGCAGCATCATCTAGGAAAGCTTTTAGGCGCCGAACTTCTTCTAGCAGATTTTGAAAGTCTTTCTCAACACCTGCAATCAGCTTCACATTGTTAGTGAATAGCTGCAACAGGTTCTCTACCAGAAAATTCACCACTGCAtctgccatatatatatatatatatatatatatattttttttttttttttgttgggtaAAGCAAAAAAGTAATTTCTTAGCGATGAAATCTTCTTACAATAGCTGCATATAAAGAAGATTAGATGTGGAATTCTTCATCTCCAGTTGACTTCTATGCTGAATTATTGATTATTCTTCATCTCCAGTTGACTTCACTTGCTGAATTAACTAAACCAAGTTTTTATTtaagaaatagaaaaagaaattcAATCACCACTACAATTTAGTAAACCAAGTCTTTGTCTGTACTTAAGCATGTTCCTATctatttgaaaattatttatcTATTTCAAAACTATTTACAATATATACCTACCCAATTAAAACTAATTACCCCACATCCATCCTAACTTTTTTTACCTATTTGACTTAGCTTAGCTTAATTTGGCTGGATTAGGCTTCACTTGATTTGGTTTTGGCTTAGCTTAATTATGGGTATTTTCCGCCCATAGATATTTGCTAAACTTCCCCAATAATCAGTTATTCTTATGACAGCTAGTAGACCGTAAAGTTCTTTTCAAGTGATTCCATTTCTATGTGGTCTTCCCAAATTAATTTAGCGAAAGAGGGCTAAAATTGCCTCTGAATATTGCCTTAAGGCTATAAATATTTTTCGTTCATCCGTCGGTCCAAAAATACCCCTACTTTTATTTTTCAGCAAcactaattaaaaaatatatttaaatttctTGTGGCAGTTTATTACTGATCTAATTTTAAATCTTGACCCCAGTTAAATAAATCCACCCTAATAGTTGATTTTCTGACCCAAACAGCCCGCCCGAACATTTCACCgggcaaaattattttttccgccATTTTTGTTCTACATTCCCCTTCTTTTGTATTCTTTTTTTGCTCTcatcctatttttttttttcagcCATAGATTTTTTTTAAGACCAACACAATATGGATATCAAACTTTACTAATATATTCATTATATCAGACAAGATAATTTAATCAAATATGCCTAAGAAGTAATAtattaaccaaaaaaaataaaaaataagcaagGGAATTTAACTCCTTAGTAATTCTTATTATAAGGGATTTCCCAGACgataacaacattaaaaattCAATAAGGCTATAAAGTTGCATAAAACTGGAAAAAGTAGAGATGGCCAGATACTTTTTTGAAGgatccaaattttatttttcttcctttgattttattgtttaaatttctattacttttccacatataaaaatataaaaaaaattctaaatgtaaaaatataaaaatttctattacttttccacaaaaataatattcaatcatataaaaatattattcttttctAAATGCCTTTAATGCATATAAAATAGTGTTAACAATCCATATAATAGTTATCTCAGCggaaaagtatttttcaaaattaaaatta
The nucleotide sequence above comes from Nicotiana tabacum cultivar K326 chromosome 12, ASM71507v2, whole genome shotgun sequence. Encoded proteins:
- the LOC107783695 gene encoding putative late blight resistance protein homolog R1A-10 isoform X1, encoding MADAVVNFLVENLLQLFTNNVKLIAGVEKDFQNLLEEVRRLKAFLDDAAKYHSDSSLWKQLVRDIRITVHRAEDVIDKFLVQAKLHQEKNKVKRSFDVCHVRKVWDLAKDIKAIHQNVKEFRQNNQKAFQPKPMLDLPQRVTREPQDTLLEYKEVVGFDYEAEYVIKRLVEGSKDLEFVPIVGMAGIGKTTLARKVCSHSRISNIFSKKIWVYVGRSYELKGMLSKILKSFTERIEEFRYKDVNELAEVICEFMAKEGGRYLIVLDDVWAKELVVVDLVKRILQENNKGHRIMMTTRDEYVASYASEHPHRLKYLSDEESFQLLEKRAFGNERCPDELVELGKSIATKCSGLPLAVELSAGALRSRPNKNYWERIEKNVGLYLVIENDPTSCWEIVETSYNILPQEMKACFLYCFAFLQGYSIPAQKLIRLWIAEGLIKSSPTCTFEELAENYLEEFALRGLVTMSRDGDSIKEIGFHDVLYEFYKTEAIIESVFQELRLTPDQILPSIQDPDTSRRLCIESSVLRDFLSRKQLNAEHVRSFLCFSTTERQIELSLHDVKIISQAFPLIRVLEIQSVKIFLPMYLNQLFHLRYIAISGDFAELPASFGKFWNLQFLIVNTSTPEPTLKIKANIWNLSRLRHLKTNIPAELLPPPNPTVEGSCLQILSKVAPESCNKVVLAKAGNLKKLSIQGRLGAFLETNKDGFSTFQGLGRLEKLKLMNDVPYMSEALHLPPELFRFLRKLKKLTLSNTRFKWNEADRLGQLECLEVLKLKEDAFTGKSWKPEKGGFKQLQVLWIQKADLECWEASRDHFPRLKKLVLNCAKLENVPVELSHFLQ